In Gammaproteobacteria bacterium, the DNA window AGGCTAGCAAGGGGTTGCCAACCGTCAGATATTCAGCATCAGGATCAATGTCCTCGCCCAAACGAGCCAGATCGCGTTCGGCGCGAATATCGCCCCAATACTCGCGGCAGGGATTAAGAAGGAATAAATGCACCTCGACATAGCGCGCCAGTTCCGCCAGCAAATCCAGGTACAGCGGCGGTAGAGCCGATACCCCAACGATGGCGACCCGTTCCGGCAGACGGCGCGGGTCAACCCGGCTTTGGCGCAGCACGGTGCGCAATTGGTTCTGTACGCGCGTCCGGTGAGCTTCATCGCCATGCGCCAATCGCCGCCATAACTCTGCCTGCCAGTGATCCTCCTGGCCCTCTTCCCACTGCATAATCCAGTCAGGCCGGTAAATCAGATACTGATCGAAGCAGTCAGCAATTCGGCAGGCCAGTTCATGGCGGCGGAAATCGTCATCGCCATCGCCCAGCCAGGCGCGCACCGGCGCGAAACGAGGTCCTGCTTCCAGATCCCGCAGCAACGCCATGACTCGCCAGTTCAACACTGGCCGGTCAAACGCTGAGGTTGGCGGTAGCCAGCGCAGCACCGCCCGACTCATCTCCCACAGGAAAGGCGCGGGAAACTGGAAGGCGATATTGGCGCAGACACCCAGTCGGTCAGCCAGTTGCAGGGACAGCCAGCGCGCCATGCCATTGCTCTGCGTCACGATAATTTCGCGCGCCAGTGGGGAATGCAGAGGGTGGCGCAAGGATTCCGCCAACTGGTCTGTAAGGTTTTCGAGGCGATTGCCTTGATGGGTATGAAACATGGGTAAGTCGTACTATGGATCGTCCGACGCGGCATGTTGCGCCAGTCGAAGCAGGGCGGCGCTTAATCGTGGATCCGGTTCATCTCGGGCGGTTTGTTCGATCAGCCGGGCGTTTTCCTGGGTCAGGGTCAGCTGCGGTCGCCGCGATTGCAGGCCAGTCGCCAGCGGCTCCACGCGGATATGGGGTTTGGGCAGCGCGATGCCTAGTTGTTGACCGAGCGCCTGGCGGATGTCGTAGAGCTTGTAACGCAAACGAGTTGCCCAATTAGCGGAATCGGTTTGCACTGTCCATGCTTCCTCATCCATGCGAATCAGGACGGCATGGTTGCGTAAATGTGGCGGCAGATAAGCCTGGAAAATGCGGCTGAGTTGCGCCAATTCCTTGCTCCGCGCGATGAGCTGCCCCAGTACGCCGGGTTGCTGTGATAAACCCTCGCCCAGAGATGGAATTTTAGTTTTCTCTCTCAGCTCTCGCTTGCTGTCAGACAACCCCTCTTCCATCTGTGGGCGAGAGGAGTAAACGCTTACAGGAGCGGCAGAACGCTCGGCTGGGCGCAGTAGCGACACCGCCGGCGCGACTGGGGAAAGCAGCGGTGGTTCAGGGGGCGCTTCCACCCGTCGGATATAGGAAGCCCTAGGGTCGGCCACGATTCTCGGCGGCGATTCATCTGTTGGTACAGACTC includes these proteins:
- a CDS encoding DUF721 domain-containing protein, whose product is MSSHHKPEEYRVDEIREDPLESGTDDNAPSDRRALARQHTTKMLKMLRGYGPREPSPVAEPQMAVVTELDSVRPSSIMRGNAESVPTDESPPRIVADPRASYIRRVEAPPEPPLLSPVAPAVSLLRPAERSAAPVSVYSSRPQMEEGLSDSKRELREKTKIPSLGEGLSQQPGVLGQLIARSKELAQLSRIFQAYLPPHLRNHAVLIRMDEEAWTVQTDSANWATRLRYKLYDIRQALGQQLGIALPKPHIRVEPLATGLQSRRPQLTLTQENARLIEQTARDEPDPRLSAALLRLAQHAASDDP